A part of Rhinoderma darwinii isolate aRhiDar2 unplaced genomic scaffold, aRhiDar2.hap1 Scaffold_690, whole genome shotgun sequence genomic DNA contains:
- the LOC142728782 gene encoding histone H1-like: protein MAETAPAAAVPPTEPAAKSKKQLKKPAAGGAKKNKKPSGPSVSELIVKAVSASKERSGVSLAALKKALAAGGYDVDKNNSRLKMALKTLVTKETLLQVKGSGASGSFKLNKKQQETKDKAAKKKPAAAAKSPKKTPAKSLTKAKRPAAAKKVAKSPKKPKPAPKKITKSPAKKAAKPKAAKSPAKKAAKSPAKKAAKSPAKKAPKAAKSPAKKASKSRKTVAKK, encoded by the coding sequence ATGGCAGAGACCGCACCAGCCGCCGCTGTTCCTCCCACCGAGCCGGCCGCCAAATCCAAGAAGCAGCTGAAAAAGCCTGCAGCAGGGGGCgccaagaaaaacaaaaaaccctccgGTCCCAGCGTGTCCGAGCTCATCGTGAAAGCCGTGTCCGCCTCCAAAGAGCGCAGTGGGGTGTCTCTGGCCGCCCTGAAGAAGGCTCTGGCTGCTGGAGGATACGATGTAGACAAGAACAACAGCCGCCTGAAGATGGCGCTCAAGACTCTGGTGACCAAGGAAACCCTGCTCCAGGTGAAAGGCAGCGGCGCCTCCGGCTCCTTCAAGCTGAACAAGAAGCAGCAGGAGACTAAGGACAAGGCGGCCAAGAAGAAGCCGGCGGCTGCTGCCAAATCCCCGAAGAAGACTCCGGCCAAGAGCCTGACAAAGGCCAAGAGGCCTGCCGCTGCCAAGAAGGTGGCGAAGAGCCCCAAGAAGCCAAAACCTGCCCCCAAGAAAATAACAAAGAGCCCAGCAAAGAAGGCGGCCAAGcccaaagctgccaagagtccggctaagaaagctgccaagagtccggctaagaaagctgccaagagtccggcaaAGAAAGCGcccaaagctgccaagagtccggctaagaaagcgTCTAAATCCAGGAAGACCGTGGCGAAGAAATAA